GTGTAGGACTTTACCCCGTAAGCTCTGTATTTTAAAAGATTTCCCCCCTTTTCCAGTCTAACATCTTGAGAGCCTTCCGGTATCCCCATTTGTTGGTAATGTTCCCTCAAATCCTCACCCCAGTCATGGTCAAATTCGTAAACTTGGTCATCCGGATCGACATGGACTGTTACATCAACTCTTTCCTGGGGGAAGATAAAATCAATCTCATAATGCCTTCTCTCATTGGGTTTTAAAGGGGGAACCGATCTATCAAACCTCTGATTAGCTATATCGATTTTTACAGTGCTATTTTGACTTTCAAGTGTTCCTCTATTTTCTATATCAAATTCTAGTCTTGCCAGTTTTCCAACCTCAGGTTTTGGCGCCTGCCAGGATCGGTCAGAGGTGACCGAACAGTTGCTTATAATGAAATCTGGATATCCAAGTCCATCTATAAGAAGACTCTCAAGATAGGCAATTATGGCATACATTGCAGAGCCCGTAACAGCACCGCTTGCACCTCCCTGGATATAAATCTTTATCTCATTCCACCCCTTTTTGGCATTAAAACCAAAAGAGAGTTTTTCTGTTTTTACGTTTTCAAAAGAGTTTTCTATCTGGTCTACAACTGTTAAAAACTCGTTAACCTCTTTAAAGTAATCAAGGAAATCCATAAGTTCAGTAATGGCTTTTATAGTCCTGTATGCTTCTGGCACTTCGACCATAGAAGAGGAGAGTTCCGCTATTTCATACGTTTTTTCTGCAATCCACCCGGGTGTTATACCACCTTCCATTTTTTTCTCATGGACTTTTTCGTTATTTACCCGCCATTTGAAAACAAACCCTGAGCACTCACCTATACCAAAACCGTGTATCCCCCCCATATATCTAATTTTTGCTGTTACTTTAAGGTACATTTTTTTAGGAACATAGAACTTAAACCATAGGCCTGCCTGTGATGTAGCCCCCCCAATCCATCCCGTCCCATAAACACCCATAAAGCCTGTGAAAGCGTTTGCCCTAGCAGTGGACTGAGCTATTAGTACATCAGCATGGAACTCGCTTGCTCCTCCCATTTCATTATAAGGGGGTTTGAATATCATATGCGGGGATGAAGGGGTTTGCGCTTGTAAAAGGGAAGGGCAGAAGAAGGAGAAAAATACCTGTATGATTATAATTTCCCTGAAAATTTTTTTACGCCATACATTTATAAACGCCATACCTCTTTCACATAATTTACTTAACATACTAAGGCCCCGTCCCGATACCTAAGATACGGATTTTGTTGTCAATTCCTTTTACTACAGCTACAAAGAAGGTATGTTGTCCTGACCTCATAATTCGTCTTTCCTCGTGGAGTTTTACTATAAGCCTTACCATATAAGTACGAATTCCCAATGTTTCTTCAGCATCTCCCTTGTTAGCGTCCCCTCTAGCTTCAAGCCTCCTTACATCAATTATGGTTAAGGTGTCAATATTCTCCTGCGCTTTCACCCATGAGTTATAATCTCTTCTTGGCAGGAATGCGACACCTGATCCGTCAGCATCGTAGAGAACGATTTTGCATTGCCCCAACATTTCATAGGCCTTACGGTATTGCTTATTGGCAATAGCTTTATAATATTGGATAATAGCTTCCCTATACTCATCTTGTCCTTCATATATTACAAGGTCACTCAGTGCTGATGTCCCTTTTATAGTAAAGTAATTATCGCTTACGTCAAAAATATCTCTATTTTGCGCATCATGGATCACTATTCTCATGTTTTCAGCTTTAAGTATACCAAAACCTGTTACGAAGCCAACGGGAATTGTCCAAGAGAACCTTCCCCTTTTGGCATCTATTTTACCCCCCTCTCCCAAGTGTCCCTTGTCTTTCCCTCCCATAGCAACTGAAATATATACTTTATCTACTCCACGTGATTTCCACTTTATTTCATATGTTTTCCCTTCTATCCAAATTTCTCCACCATTTGGGGTGATAAGTTTGATAAAAGGCTTTGCCTCCTTTCTTTCTAATGTCTTGTAATTTTCGATGAAGCTCTCACTACAGAAGGTTTTCTCTTTGTAGATTTGCCACCTTAAATTGCACCAATTAGTTGATGCCCAAAGGGGTCCACCAATGAGGAAAAATAAGGTGATATTTATTGTAATTGCTGAAAAAATTTTCATCTCTAAAAGTTAATGTAATCCCTTAGCTTTTTAGCGTTATCTATGGCAAATCCAAAGGCATCGTTGTTGAAATAGATATAGAGACCCCTTTCCTCCAGCCATCCCCTGATTTTGGATGCCCATTGCCTTAGCTCCTCGTCGGTATAACAGGAGTTTCCCAGGACCTCGCCGCTGTGGAATCGGAGGTACGTAAAGGGGGCTGTCATATGCTCCCCTCTTGGATAGGCAGGGGAGAGGGGGATGCAAAGAGCAAAACCATGAGAGGTAAGGATGTCGTAACAATCCTCCTGTAACCAGCTCTCGTGCCTGAACTCAAAGGCATGTCTTGTTTCGGGGTATTCGTCTTTTAACAGGTCGCAGAATTCCACAAGCCTGCCTTTATTGTACTTGAGATTAGGGGGAAGCTGCCAGAGGACAATGGCCAACTTCTCTCCGAGGCCCGAGGCGTTTTCTTTGTACACCCTTACAGGCTGGCGGCACTCCCTCATCCTCTTGATATGGGTGATAAACCTGCTCCCCTTGGCAGCAAAGACAAAATCAGCAGGGGTCTTCTTGTACCACCCTTCAAAGGTCTTCCTGGCGGGGAGGCGATAGAAGGTGACGTTTAACTCCACTGTGTCGAAGTGCTGGCAGTAAAACTCCAGCCAACGAGACTGAGGGAGGTCTGGAGGATAGAAGACGCCAGGCCAATGTTTGTAACTATATCCGCTGGTCCCTATAAACAACCTGCCCATTCTTATTTCTTACCCTCATATCTCCTCAAGGTCTTATTTGAACTTTACCAGAAAGGGGAAAAGATGTCACCCTTGCCCGGTTTCTCTTGACTTTATGGTGGTTAAGAATTTATACTTTTTACGGAGAATAGGGCTACATTTTTTAACTGCCTTTTTAAGGAGGAGAGGCTATGGAAGTAAAATGGTATGGACATTCCTCTTTTTTAATCACCACGGAGCAAGGGATAAAGATCATTACGGACCCTTATGAACCTGGTGCCTATGGAGGGGGCATCTCCTACGGACCTATCTCCGATGAGGCGGATATCGTCACGGTAAGCCATGATCATGCCGATCACAATTATGTGAAAGGTCTTCCTGGAAAGCCACAGGTGATCAAGGGGGGGGGTAGGCATGCGGCCAAGGGGATCACCTTCGAGGGATTTCCCACCTACCATGACGCCTCCAAGGGGTCCGAGAGGGGGGAGAATACCATCTTTACCTTTGTCGCGGACGGTATTAAGGTCTGCCATTTGGGAGACCTAGGGCATATCCTCAGCGATAAGGAGGTAAAGGAGATAGGGCAAGTGGATGTCCTCTTTATCCCCGTGGGGGGTTTCTATACCATCGACCCGGAGGAGGCGACCAAGGTAGCCGATCAGTTGAGGCCCAAGCTGATCATCCCCATGCACTTTAAGACGGAAAAGTGCAACTTCCCCATCGAGCCGATTGATACATTCCTCCAGGGAAAGAAGGAGGTAAGGAGGATATATAGTAGTGCCCTCTCCTTCAACAGGAAGGAGTTGAAAGATGGATTGGGCCTCGTGGTCTTAATCCCAGCCTTGTGATACCACCATGGGAGAAGAGCTAAAAATCCTCTTTTCTCAAAAAGAGATAGCGCAGACAGTGGCCCGGTTGGCCAGGGAGATATCTGCGGATTATGCGAATAAAAGAGTGGTGCTCATCGGGGTGTTAAAAGGGGCCTTCGTCTTTTTGGCCGATCTGGTCAGACAGTTGACCATACCTGTGGAGATCGACTTCATGAGGATAGCCAGCTACGGTTCGCAAAAGGAGTCCTCGGGTGAGATCAAAGTGACGAAAGAGGTGGAGGTCCCTCTGGAGGGAAAGGATGTCCTCATCATCGAGGACATCGTTGATACAGGGTTGAGCCTCAAATTCCTTGTGGATCATATCTATGCGCAAGGTCCATCCTCGCTGAAGATTTGTGCCTTAATAGACAAGAAGTCCAGGCGGGAGGTAGAGATTCAGGTGGACTATATCGGGTTTGAGATGGAAGAGGGATTCATCGTGGGCTATGGCATAGACTTTGATGAAAGGTATAGGTATTTGCCCGAGATATTTGTCGTAAATTAAAACCCTTCCTTTTCGACCAGGAGGACCAGGAGGTAATTTAATTCGTGTTGCGCAGGGTGGCTATATTATTTCTCCCCCTTTTCTTGCTCCCGCTCCTGTGGTCAGGGTGTGCGCCTAGGCCAAGTATAAGAGAAGATAGAGTGCGAGAGGAGGTCCCCGCCCTAGATACCACCAAAAGACTGTATGAAACTGCCCTGGATGAATACAAAAGAGGGGAGCGGGAAAAGGCGGCCAGGCACTTTCAGGAATTCATCATCCAACACCCCCGCACCTCCCTTACCGATGATGCCTTTTATTACATAGGGGAGACTTACCTCCAAACGGGAGAATACAGCGCCGCTGCCGCCCAGTTTGAAAGCCTCTTACGTAACTTCCCCTCCAGTCCTAAATATCAAGAGGCCCAATGGTCATTGGCCAACTGCTATTTCAAAATGGGCAGGTACAAAGAGGCCCTCAAGACCGCCCGTCGTCTCCTTCCATCTGTAGAAGATCGACCCCTTTGGAGGGGTCGACTCTTCATCTTCTTCGCAGATTGCCATGCTGCCATGCATGACCCTATGGCCGCCCTTTCATGGTACGCTCGCGCCTGGAGAGAACTACCACCTGCAGAGAGAAAGGGGGTAAGGGAACGGACAGTCACCCTCCTGGATCAAGATCTCCCTCCTGATAGATACAGGGAGATCGACATCATCTATCGTGGCACCTTTATATCTACCTATGCCAGATATAGGCTGGCCCAATTACATTTCCGTGATGGAGGGGTGGAAGAGGCCGCAGACGTGCTACGGGGGGCCTTAGAGGAGGCCTCTGGGGAGGAGTTTTATCCCTTATTGGAGGATCTTTGGAGGAAGATTCAAAGGGGCGTCAAGGAAGAGGTCGTCCTTGGCTGTATACTCCCCTTGCAAGGGAGAGCCAAGCCCTTCGGTATTAAGGCACTACAAGGGATACAATTAGCCATAGGGGCCTTTCAGACTCAGCAGTGGCCCTTTAAGGTAAGGTTGCTCATCTGGGACTCCCAAGGTGATCCGTCCCGGGCCAAAGAAGGGGTGAGGGCCTTGGCAAAGGAGGGGGTAATAGCTATTATCGGCCCCCTGCTCAGCAACACGGCCCTGGCCGCAGTTGAGGAGGCAGATACTCAAGGGGTACCCTTGATAACCTTGAGTCCCCTAAAGGGGATTGCGCAAAAGGGGAGGTATATTTTTCAGAATTCCCTCACCCATGCATCTCAGGTTAAGGCCTTAGTCAAATATGCCTTTGAGGAGCTTGGTATAGTTGCCTATGCTATCCTTTATCCAAGGAACCCCTATGGCCTTACCTTCAGGAAGCTCTTTCAGCAAGAGGTGGAAAGGTATGGGGGGGAGTTGGTCGTGGCAGCCTCCTATACCAATAAGCAAACGGATTTTGGCGATGTGATAAAGGGGATGGTAGAGTACCAACCAACGAAAGATCCGAAGGAAAAGCCAAGGCCCATTATCAACTTCGGGGCCATTTTTATACCGGATGATTTCAAAAAGATAAACCTTCTTGCACCTCAACTGGCCTACTATGATATAATGGATGTCCAACTATTGGGGACCAATGGATGGGATTCGCCCGAACTCGTACGCGGCAGTGGGAAATTTGTCGAAGGAGCCGTCTTTGTGGACGGCTTCTTTAAGGATAGTCCTCTTCCCTGGGTAAGGTATTTTGTGAGGGAGTTTGAGGGGATTTTTAACTTCTCTCCCACCCTGCTGGACGCCTTAGGTTTTGATTCCACCGAGGTTATTCTGAAGACCATCAGCAACAAGGAACTCTGGAGCCGCGAGGCCCTCCGCGAGGCCCTTTTGTCTTTAAGAGAATATGTCGGCGTATCTGGGCTCAAGGGCTTTAATCCAGATGGTGAAGGTACAGGAAGGCTCTTTCTCCTGACGGTGTCCCATGGGAGGATCCGTCAGATCTTATCAGCGGAATGAAGGACTTTCCCTCCCCCCACCCCTGGGATGTTACCCTTAAAGAGGCCGTTGAAATCCAAAACAAGCTCCGGGAATTATTGCACTTAAAATGGGATGATCCCCCTATCAGGCGGGTGGGGGGGATAGATGTCTCCTATGCCAGAAGAAGTAAGGAGGGGTATGCAGCGGTGGTGGTCATGAATTGGCCAAATTTAGAAGAGATAGATATGGTCTGGACGAGGAAGAATATCTCCTTTCCCTATATCCCGGGGCTTTTGACCTTCAGGGAGGCCCCTTTGTTATTACAGGCCTGGAAGAAATTGAAGTATTATCCTGACCTCATCTATGTAGATGGACAAGGGATAGCCCATCCCCGATCCATGGGCCTGGCTGCCCACTTGGGGGTACTCCTCAACATCCCCTCTATTGGTTGTGCCAAGACCCCCCTGGTGGGAGGATATCCAGTTGTGGGGGGCAAAAAGGGGGATTACGCCCCCCTTTTATATCAGGAAAAGAAAATAGGGGTGGCCTTAAGGACGCGGGTGGGGGTAAAGCCCCTCTATGTCTCCCCAGGTCATCGGATAGACCTAAGGACCTCTATCCATTGGGTGTTGCAGGCTTGCCGGGCTTATCGACTCCCCGAACCCCTGAGACAAGCCCATATCAGAGCAAACCAAGTCAGATTGACCATGGATCGTTAGGTCTTTCTTTCTCTTTTGGGTAGAAAGAGGACTCCCAGGATGATCCCGGTGATGATGATTAGGACGCAAAGGAGGGAGGTTAGTCGGCTATTCGCTTGTGCAGGTTACTCAGGGTGACCACGGGAGCACAACTCCGAGAGCTTTTGAGGTTGACAAAAGGGCTTCGATATATTAAATATTACATCTCCATATCCTAAAAGAGGGAATAAACAGATGAAGACCTTTCATGTGAGGAAAGGGGATGTCGGGAAAAGCTGGTATCTGATCGATGCTGAAGGCAAGGTCTTAGGGAGATTGGCCGCTGAAGTAGCGAAGATCTTACGTGGGAAACACAAACCGATATTCAGCCCCCATGTGGACACAGGGGATTTTATCATAGTGGTGAATGCTGAAAAGATTAAGCTTACAGGCAATAAACTGAAAGGGAAGATTTATTACCGCCACTCTGGCTATCCAGGGGGCATTAAGGCCATCACCGCCGAGAAGCTGCTGGCCAAAAAACCGGAGGAATTGATAAGAAAGGCGGTGAAGGGGATGTTGCCGAAGAATAGATTGGGGAGGAAGATCTTCAAAAAACTAAAGGTCTATCCTGGTCCTGATCATCCCCACGAGGCCCAGCAACCAGAACCCCTTGAGGTCTAAATAGTTATCTTAAGGAGAAGAAATGGATGAGGAGAGGTTTTACGCTACGGGAAAGAGGAAGACAGCAGTGGCCCGGGTTTGGTTGAGGCCTGGGGAGGGAAAGATTGAGGTAAATAAGAAGGCGTTGGATGATTATTTCCCCAGAGAGACCTTAAGAATAATCGTCTTGCAGCCTTTTGAATTGACCAATACCTTGGGGCAGTTCGATGTCTATGCCAATGTAAGGGGAGGGGGTGTCTCTGGACAGGCAGGGGCTGTCAGGCATGGTATCTCCAAGGCCCTGTTGTCATATAATGAGGATCTTAGGGATATATTGAAAGGGGCCGGTTTTATCACCCGCGATCCGCGGGTAAAAGAGAGGAAGAAATATGGGCAGAGGGGAGCCAGGGCCAGGTTCCAGTACTCCAAGAGATAGGTTGATCCTTTTAGGGGAGGTCAGCCTCCCCTTTTTAATTTTTTTGTTAAAGGGGGAACGGTGAAGGTAGGGATAGTAGGGGCTAGTGGCTATACAGGCCTGGAACTGGTGAGGATCTTGGCTGGACATCCAAAGGTCGAGATTTCCTCTTTGACCTCCGAAAGGTTCGCAGGTTTAGCCATAGATGAAGTATTCCCTTCCTTAAAGGGGTTTATTGATCTTCGACTTAGTGAGCTATCGGTCCAGGGGATAGCCCAAGAGGCGGACTTTCTCTTTACAGCCTTGCCCCATGGGACATCTATGGGGGTGGTGGAGGAATTTATCAAAAAGGGAAAGAGGGTTGTAGACCTAAGTGCCGATTTCAGGTTGAGGGATCAAGGTCTTTATGAAAGATGGTATGGGAAACACTCCTGTCCATATCTATTGCAGGAGGCAGTGTATGGACTGCCAGAGATCTACCGGGAGGAGATAAAAGGTGGGAGGCTGGTGGCCAATCCCGGGTGTTATCCAACAGGGGCAATCCTCGCCTTGGCCCCCCTCCTGGAGAAAGGGGCGATATCCACCTCAGGCATTGTGGTAGATGCCAAGTCAGGGGTGAGTGGGGCGGGGAGAAAACCCTCTTTGACAAATCTCTTTTGTGAGGTGGGGGAGGGATTGAAGGCCTACAGCGTGACCAAACATCGCCATACCCCAGAAATGGAGCAGGAGATCAGCCTCCGTGCAGGCGGAGCGGTCAATATCCTTTTTGTCCCCCATCTTATCCCCATAAATAGGGGGATACTTTCCACTATTTACGCCCGAGTGAAGGAAGGGCTTTCGACTGAGAAGGTCTGCGATTTGTATAGTAGGCGATATCAAAACGAACCCTTTATACGCCTATGTCCCCCAGCTACCTTTCCCTCCACCGTAGGTGTCAGGGGGTCCAATTATTGTGACCTGGGGGTGATGGTAGATGAGGACTCGGGTCAACTTATCGTTATCTCTGCAATAGACAACTTGGTAAAGGGTGCCTCTGGGCAGGCCGTACAAAACATGAACATTATGTGTGGATTCCCCGAGACCATGGGTTTGGAGCAGATCCCCATTTTCCCTTAAGGTTTCTCTGCGAAACCACTCATCCCAGCTATAAGGTTTTAGGAAGGAGGGGCTTTATCTTGATCAGCATTCCCACTGGTGGGCCTTTCAACTCGTCCATCCCATTAAATCGCTTTATATCCTCAGCATACTTGGCTGTCCGGTAGAATTTCCTAGAGATAGAGGCGAAGGTATCCCCCCTCCTTACCATATACACCTTCAACCTGTGCAGGGGTATCTTCGCCGCCTCCTGAGGGGAAAGGGAACGAAAGCTGAAGATCACTTTATTAAACGTCCTCCGTACCCTGGCAAATTCATGCAAACGGGATATATTGGCCATAACAAATCCCATTTTCCCCCTGGTCAGATAGGCGATACGCAGTCCCAGCCAGTCCCCCCCTTCTGATTGGGCCCTGTAATCGACAAGATAGGCCCTTTTCCCATCGATGGTGATCCGTGTCACGTCCAAGCGTTGCAGGCCTGAATCCTTTTCCACCATGGCGGCCAATTGGGAGGGGGTGAGTTCCTCTTTCAACTCTATGGGTATGGCCTGAGAGAGGTATCTTTTGGAAGGATCCTGTGCCAATACTGAGCCCGCTGTATCCCCCCTTTGGACCCTCCACCCTATCGGCATCTTTACCCGAAATCGAAAATATCTGTTCTTATAAACAACCCCCTCTATTGCGCCATCCCTTTCCCCAGGGCCAAAGACGAGTCCCCCAAGATGAGAGATGTAGCGGTTATGGTCCACTATCAGGTCTGCAGTCTTTCCCTTTGTCAGCTCCTGGGCATAGGCCTTGGTCTTCTCTATCCGATTGGGGGTGGGAGGGTGGGAGGCGAACAGCTGCTCTATAAGGTTAGGGGTGTTCTTTTCCATCCTCTCTAAGATTTTGAAGAACTCCGCTATCTCCATGGGGTTGTACCCTGCATTGTACATATATAATGTCCCCAGTTGATCCGCTTGATATTCATCCTTTCTGCTGTAGCCCTGAAGGATGGTGGTAAGGAGGAGATTGGTTCCCAATATCAGACCTCTTGATTCTGTGGCCACTGCCACCCCCAGGATGATGAACTGGGCCCCAATGGCCTTCTGGTATCTCTTGACCCCATGTCTTGCGGCCACATGACCGGACTCATGACCCAAGATTCCGGCAAGTTGGGCCTCGTTATTGAGATAGGCCAGCAATCCCCTGTTTATGTAGATGTATCCCCCAGGCAAGGCGAAGGCGTTGATAACGGCGGAATCCACCACCATATAATGATGTGGCATATTGTTCCTGTGAGAGACTCTTGCTATTTTTTGTCCCACCTGATCGATATATCTCTGTAGAGATGGGTCTTCATATCTACCAAACTGTATCAGAACGGCTTCGTGGCCATCCTTCCCCATTTTGATCTCATCTTGATCGCTGAAGAGCATAATCTCCCTCTTTTGGGTAACTGGGTTGACGGCACAGCCGATCATAAAGAGGAAGATAATTATAAAACTGCAAGTCTTTTTCATGGCAAAGACATCCCCTTCATTTGTCAATTTATTAGACCCCTGCAAGCCCTTATTTTTTATATCATAAAGTTCATGAGATTGTCCAATTCTCCTCGGCTAGATCTCGAACGTTTTTGTTTTGGTAGAAATTTGTTGACATATCCACTAATTTTGTTATTTTTTATTTTCATCAAGAAGTAAAGGCCCTTAAAGGGAGAAATTTTATGCGAATAAAAGTCTTAGGTTGTTATGGTACTGAATTCCTTCAATATAAAAGCTGTGGTTTCTTGATAGACAATTCTGTTATGTTAGA
The nucleotide sequence above comes from Deltaproteobacteria bacterium. Encoded proteins:
- a CDS encoding DUF72 domain-containing protein, encoding MGRLFIGTSGYSYKHWPGVFYPPDLPQSRWLEFYCQHFDTVELNVTFYRLPARKTFEGWYKKTPADFVFAAKGSRFITHIKRMRECRQPVRVYKENASGLGEKLAIVLWQLPPNLKYNKGRLVEFCDLLKDEYPETRHAFEFRHESWLQEDCYDILTSHGFALCIPLSPAYPRGEHMTAPFTYLRFHSGEVLGNSCYTDEELRQWASKIRGWLEERGLYIYFNNDAFGFAIDNAKKLRDYINF
- a CDS encoding MBL fold metallo-hydrolase gives rise to the protein MEVKWYGHSSFLITTEQGIKIITDPYEPGAYGGGISYGPISDEADIVTVSHDHADHNYVKGLPGKPQVIKGGGRHAAKGITFEGFPTYHDASKGSERGENTIFTFVADGIKVCHLGDLGHILSDKEVKEIGQVDVLFIPVGGFYTIDPEEATKVADQLRPKLIIPMHFKTEKCNFPIEPIDTFLQGKKEVRRIYSSALSFNRKELKDGLGLVVLIPAL
- the hpt gene encoding hypoxanthine phosphoribosyltransferase, producing MGEELKILFSQKEIAQTVARLAREISADYANKRVVLIGVLKGAFVFLADLVRQLTIPVEIDFMRIASYGSQKESSGEIKVTKEVEVPLEGKDVLIIEDIVDTGLSLKFLVDHIYAQGPSSLKICALIDKKSRREVEIQVDYIGFEMEEGFIVGYGIDFDERYRYLPEIFVVN
- a CDS encoding ABC transporter substrate-binding protein, which codes for MREEVPALDTTKRLYETALDEYKRGEREKAARHFQEFIIQHPRTSLTDDAFYYIGETYLQTGEYSAAAAQFESLLRNFPSSPKYQEAQWSLANCYFKMGRYKEALKTARRLLPSVEDRPLWRGRLFIFFADCHAAMHDPMAALSWYARAWRELPPAERKGVRERTVTLLDQDLPPDRYREIDIIYRGTFISTYARYRLAQLHFRDGGVEEAADVLRGALEEASGEEFYPLLEDLWRKIQRGVKEEVVLGCILPLQGRAKPFGIKALQGIQLAIGAFQTQQWPFKVRLLIWDSQGDPSRAKEGVRALAKEGVIAIIGPLLSNTALAAVEEADTQGVPLITLSPLKGIAQKGRYIFQNSLTHASQVKALVKYAFEELGIVAYAILYPRNPYGLTFRKLFQQEVERYGGELVVAASYTNKQTDFGDVIKGMVEYQPTKDPKEKPRPIINFGAIFIPDDFKKINLLAPQLAYYDIMDVQLLGTNGWDSPELVRGSGKFVEGAVFVDGFFKDSPLPWVRYFVREFEGIFNFSPTLLDALGFDSTEVILKTISNKELWSREALREALLSLREYVGVSGLKGFNPDGEGTGRLFLLTVSHGRIRQILSAE
- the nfi gene encoding deoxyribonuclease V; protein product: MKDFPSPHPWDVTLKEAVEIQNKLRELLHLKWDDPPIRRVGGIDVSYARRSKEGYAAVVVMNWPNLEEIDMVWTRKNISFPYIPGLLTFREAPLLLQAWKKLKYYPDLIYVDGQGIAHPRSMGLAAHLGVLLNIPSIGCAKTPLVGGYPVVGGKKGDYAPLLYQEKKIGVALRTRVGVKPLYVSPGHRIDLRTSIHWVLQACRAYRLPEPLRQAHIRANQVRLTMDR
- the rplM gene encoding 50S ribosomal protein L13; this translates as MKTFHVRKGDVGKSWYLIDAEGKVLGRLAAEVAKILRGKHKPIFSPHVDTGDFIIVVNAEKIKLTGNKLKGKIYYRHSGYPGGIKAITAEKLLAKKPEELIRKAVKGMLPKNRLGRKIFKKLKVYPGPDHPHEAQQPEPLEV
- the rpsI gene encoding 30S ribosomal protein S9, with translation MDEERFYATGKRKTAVARVWLRPGEGKIEVNKKALDDYFPRETLRIIVLQPFELTNTLGQFDVYANVRGGGVSGQAGAVRHGISKALLSYNEDLRDILKGAGFITRDPRVKERKKYGQRGARARFQYSKR
- a CDS encoding N-acetyl-gamma-glutamyl-phosphate reductase; this translates as MKVGIVGASGYTGLELVRILAGHPKVEISSLTSERFAGLAIDEVFPSLKGFIDLRLSELSVQGIAQEADFLFTALPHGTSMGVVEEFIKKGKRVVDLSADFRLRDQGLYERWYGKHSCPYLLQEAVYGLPEIYREEIKGGRLVANPGCYPTGAILALAPLLEKGAISTSGIVVDAKSGVSGAGRKPSLTNLFCEVGEGLKAYSVTKHRHTPEMEQEISLRAGGAVNILFVPHLIPINRGILSTIYARVKEGLSTEKVCDLYSRRYQNEPFIRLCPPATFPSTVGVRGSNYCDLGVMVDEDSGQLIVISAIDNLVKGASGQAVQNMNIMCGFPETMGLEQIPIFP
- a CDS encoding M48 family metalloprotease gives rise to the protein MTNEGDVFAMKKTCSFIIIFLFMIGCAVNPVTQKREIMLFSDQDEIKMGKDGHEAVLIQFGRYEDPSLQRYIDQVGQKIARVSHRNNMPHHYMVVDSAVINAFALPGGYIYINRGLLAYLNNEAQLAGILGHESGHVAARHGVKRYQKAIGAQFIILGVAVATESRGLILGTNLLLTTILQGYSRKDEYQADQLGTLYMYNAGYNPMEIAEFFKILERMEKNTPNLIEQLFASHPPTPNRIEKTKAYAQELTKGKTADLIVDHNRYISHLGGLVFGPGERDGAIEGVVYKNRYFRFRVKMPIGWRVQRGDTAGSVLAQDPSKRYLSQAIPIELKEELTPSQLAAMVEKDSGLQRLDVTRITIDGKRAYLVDYRAQSEGGDWLGLRIAYLTRGKMGFVMANISRLHEFARVRRTFNKVIFSFRSLSPQEAAKIPLHRLKVYMVRRGDTFASISRKFYRTAKYAEDIKRFNGMDELKGPPVGMLIKIKPLLPKTL